The sequence GGCCTGCATACCGGGAAGGACATTCTCAACTCTCCCCCGATAAATATTCCCCACCATGTGGGTTGAACCGCCCTCATCCTCAAACACTTCCATGAGTTCACCCTGCTCAAAGACAGCTGCTCGGATCTTTTGAAATTGGTTGGAGCCAGATCCTTCGCTTTGGCTTTGCAGAACGATTTCCTTCCGGTGGGGCTCCGCAGCTCGGTTTTTCATTATGTTAACACCTCCTCGTTGAACTTGCATTACAACGCTCACCTCATGACGTCGTGGGCCAAACTAAGGCTCAAGGGGTTTATGAAAGCGGGCGGGGTTCCCGGCCAAAGCGGCGTCCTTGCCGCATGGCCGGCAGTGTACGTCCTGTACACTGCCCCGCTTATGCAAGCACCCCTTTCGCCAAGTTTGGCTAGCCACTCCGTCAAAGAGGATCGCTCTTGTAAAGCTGCGTTCTAAGCCGGGTCACGATTATGTATTTCTTATAAGCACCTTGGTGAACTGCTTATTCGGCACCGATTCAGAGGTGCCATGCATGAAGCATGTCCCGCTAAGTGGCCTGAGATCGTCTCCTGCTCCCGTTCGGCCTTACAAGCCGACAGCCCGCCGCTAATCCTGCGGCACCGATTCAGATGGTGCACATGCATGAAGCATGTCCCCCCAAGCGGCCTGAGACCGTCTCCTGCTCCCGTCCGACCCTTCACGCCAGCAGTCCACCGCTTTATCCTGCGGCACCGATTCAGATGGTGCACATGCACGAAGCATGTCCCACCAAGCGGCCCAAGATCGTATCCTGCTCCCGTTCGACCCTACAAGCCGACAGCCCACCGCTCATCCTGCGGCACCGATTCAGATGGTGCACATGCACGAAGCATATCCCACCAAGCGACCTAAACCGTCTCCTGCCCCCGTCAGTCTCCAAGCCAACGGCGCAACTCCCTTTCGGAGCCCCGCCCGCACACTACCCCAGAGACCTCAGAGGGAGGGGCACGAACACCGACGAGAGGCCTATGCGAGAGTCGTAGCCAAACTCGGCTTTAAATCCGCTTTCATCAAGCAGGGCGGGAAACAGGACGTTTCCCGCCGGCCATGCGGCACGGACGCCGCTTTGGCCGGGAACCCTGCCCGCTCTCATCCGGATTTAAAGCCCTAGTTTGGCACGACGAACGCATGGCCGAACAAGGTGTCGCGACCCTCCCGCCCCAAAGCCAGGGCCCTCAAAGCCCACTAAGCCGTCTCAAACGGCGAGCTCTTCCCGCCCTCATAACTCACATGCACCCCTGTCCGAATCACCTGCAGCTCATCCAACTCAATGGGCAGATTCTCAAGTTCCCTCAGACTGGCCAGCACTTCCTCCGGACGCACACTTCCCGAGTTCCCCATCTCGACCTCCAGATCAAAGAGAACCTCATCCCCTTGAATCTTTCCTGCCAAATGTTTGACCCAGGGCCGGATATCCTTATCCGTCGGCCCTTTTTTCGAGTAACGAGAAAAAGTCACATGCTCCCGTCCCAGCCAAGCGCTCACCGCTTCCTGCAACCGCTCTGCTTGAATAGGCAAAGCCATAGGGACTCGGATGCGATAACTGGCAGCATTGAGCACCGCCATTAAGGACTTAGCTCCCTGGTCCATGGCCCGCCCTTGGAGCAACCGTATCCCGGGAGGCAGCTGTTCCTGAACCCGAGCTAACACTTCCCCTAAATCCATGTCTTCCCGGAGCTCCACATCCACATACTCCCGCTCCCCCTCGGTTCCTACCGCTAAGGCAAAACCAAAGGAGATCTTGGGACGAGGATTAAAACCTTCGGAATAACTCATATGGATTCCAGACCTTCGGATGGCCCGCTCAAAGACTCTTGTCAAATCCAAGTGGGCAATATATCTGGCATCCTCAATTTTCGTATAGGCGATTCTTAGCCGCATGGCACTCACCCTTTCAACTCAATCTGAACTCCTCTGCTCGGACAAACTCCGCATCCGGTACAATCATTATGCCGGCAATCAATAGTCTTAGCTGCTTGGAGTGCCCGATGGTGTTCTTCAATTAAAAACTGTTTTGACACGCCGCTCCCTATATGCTCCCAGGGTAAGACGTCATCATAATCTATCGCTCGATTGGCGTAAAAATGGGGGTCAATTCCTAACTCTTTGAAGCCCTCCATCCAGACATCCTCTTTAAATTGGTCAGACCAACCATCGAAACGACAGCCATGTTTCACCGCCCATTCCAGGAGCTGGGCTAGTTTGCGGTCTCCTTTGGCAAAGACAGCTTCCAGATAACTTGTGCTCATATCGTGATAGTTATATTTCAAGCGTCGATCTCTCAGCTTTTCTCTCAGGTATCTCTGCTTTAGCTCTACAGAAGAACCTGCTTCCTGTGGTTCCCACTGAAAAGGAGTATGACTCTTGGGAACAAAGACGCTGGTAGAGATCGTCACTGTGATATTTCTGCGGCCTAACTTGGTTCCCAGATTAGCGACTTTTTTGGCCAGATCCACAATTCCATCGATGTCTTCCTGGGTCTCTGTCGGCAATCCCACCATAAAGTAGAGCTTAATTGTCGACCAGCCTTTTTTAAAGGCGGCTTCTGCTGCTTCCAAAAGGTTTTGCTCCTCGACGCCTTTATTGATGACATCCCGCAAGCGTTGTGAACCTGCTTCCGGAGCAAAGGTCATGCCGGATTTTCGTGCCTTCTGGACAGTTTCAGCCAGCTCAACATCAAAGGAATCGACTCTGAGTGAAGGGAGAGAAACCCCTACCCCTTCTTCTCCGTGCTTTTCTAAAATGCCGTGAATGACAGGCTGAATGCAGGAGTAATCCCCGGTGGAAAGTGAGGTGAGAGCGATCTGATCGTAGCCGGTGGCCCGCACTAACTCCTCAGTCTGCCTGAGCAGAGTCTCCGGTGAACGTTCCCGAACAGGTCTATAAATCATGCCCGCTTGGCAGAA comes from Desulfosporosinus meridiei DSM 13257 and encodes:
- a CDS encoding TIGR03936 family radical SAM-associated protein; its protein translation is MSAMRLRIAYTKIEDARYIAHLDLTRVFERAIRRSGIHMSYSEGFNPRPKISFGFALAVGTEGEREYVDVELREDMDLGEVLARVQEQLPPGIRLLQGRAMDQGAKSLMAVLNAASYRIRVPMALPIQAERLQEAVSAWLGREHVTFSRYSKKGPTDKDIRPWVKHLAGKIQGDEVLFDLEVEMGNSGSVRPEEVLASLRELENLPIELDELQVIRTGVHVSYEGGKSSPFETA
- a CDS encoding TIGR03960 family B12-binding radical SAM protein yields the protein MSNNTAADIRRQVERFLPKVLKPSRYIGSEWNVMKKDWAETDVQMVFAFPDVYEVGMSHLGTRILYHLVNSFPEFLCERVFTPWVDMEKELRDREIPLYALESFKPIKDFDVVGFTLQYEMSFTNILNMLDLAGIPMRTEERGPDDPWVIAGGPCAYNPEPLVGFIDFFLIGESEEQLPEVLRLVGEQKKNPVSRKEFLRKVAQVQGVYVPEFYHITYKEDGRIEKIEAEEGFPALVEKAIVPDLDQAYYPTNPVVPYLEIVHDRMMLEVMRGCSRGCRFCQAGMIYRPVRERSPETLLRQTEELVRATGYDQIALTSLSTGDYSCIQPVIHGILEKHGEEGVGVSLPSLRVDSFDVELAETVQKARKSGMTFAPEAGSQRLRDVINKGVEEQNLLEAAEAAFKKGWSTIKLYFMVGLPTETQEDIDGIVDLAKKVANLGTKLGRRNITVTISTSVFVPKSHTPFQWEPQEAGSSVELKQRYLREKLRDRRLKYNYHDMSTSYLEAVFAKGDRKLAQLLEWAVKHGCRFDGWSDQFKEDVWMEGFKELGIDPHFYANRAIDYDDVLPWEHIGSGVSKQFLIEEHHRALQAAKTIDCRHNDCTGCGVCPSRGVQIELKG